In Zingiber officinale cultivar Zhangliang chromosome 1A, Zo_v1.1, whole genome shotgun sequence, a genomic segment contains:
- the LOC122037916 gene encoding cationic amino acid transporter 2, vacuolar-like — MGFEEGIGKERGGVGMGFQFLTRRKQVDSKRARADVGHQLAKALSVSQLVAIGVGTTIGAGVYVLVGTVAREHTGPALTISFLIAGIAAALSAFCYAELASRCPSAGSAYHYSYICVGEGVAWIIGWALILEYTIGGSAVARGISPNLALVFGGPESLPSYLQRIHIPGIDIIVDPCAAILVLFVTGLLCLGIKESTFIQAIITALNVCVLLFVIIAGGYIGFKTGWVGYTVSGGYFPYGINGVLAGSATVFFAYIGFDSVASTAEEVKNPQRDLPLGIATALSVCCLLYMAVSAVVVGLVPYFAMDPDTPISSAFTRNDVQWAVYLVTSGAILALCSALMGSLLPQPRILMAMARDGLLPSFFSDVNERTQVPVKSTILTGIFAASLAFFMDVSQLAGMVSVGTLLAFTIVAVSILILRYVPPREVPLPASLHESIESVSFRYSSNQRHDDGTSQAIPKESADSPLIVKEINKENLSETTRRQRAAWSIASVCVGVLILTTSASYSFLPSVLRYTTCSAGGLLLVVGLSVLSWIDQDDARHTFGHTGGFICPFVPFLPICCILVNAYLLVNLGAGTWFRVSLWLLLGVFVYLFYGRTHSSLTDVVYVPTAHVEEIYRTSESVA; from the exons ATGGGGTTCGAGGAGGGGATAGGGAAGGAGAGAGGGGGCGTCGGTATGGGGTTCCAGTTCCTGACGAGGCGCAAGCAGGTGGATTCTAAACGCGCGAGGGCGGACGTGGGGCACCAGCTCGCCAAAGCATTGTCGGTGTCGCAGCTTGTGGCCATAG gTGTTGGCACAACAATAGGTGCTGGAGTTTATGTTCTTGTTGGAACTGTTGCCAGAGAACATACTGGGCCAGCACTCACCATCTCTTTTCTGATAGCTGGGATAGCAGCTGCTCTTTCAGCTTTCTGCTATGCGGAGCTTGCGAGCCGATGCCCTTCTGCAGGAAGCGCCTATCACTATTCCTACATTTGTGTTGGAGAAGG GGTTGCTTGGATAATTGGTTGGGCTCTAATTCTTGAATACACAATTGGAGGGTCAGCAGTTGCACGTGGAATATCACCAAATTTG GCATTGGTTTTTGGAGGACCTGAAAGTCTGCCTTCATATTTACAACGAATTCATATTCCAGGGATTGATATTATTGTGGATCCATGTGCTGCTATTCTTGTACTGTTTGTAACTGGATTGCTCTGTTTGGGGATAAAGGAG AGCACATTTATACAGGCAATCATCACGGCATTAAATGTCTGTGTCTTATTATTTGTCATTATTGCTGGTGGCTATATTGGTTTCAAGACTGGATGGGTTGGGTATACTGTATCTGGCGG ATATTTCCCTTATGGGATAAATGGAGTTCTTGCTGGTTCAGCAACTGTGTTCTTTGCGTATATAGGGTTTGATTCTGTTGCTAGCACTGCTGAAGAG GTTAAGAATCCTCAAAGAGATTTGCCATTAGGAATAGCAACTGCTTTATCTGTATGTTGCTTATTGTATATGGCAGTTTCTGCTGTGGTTGTTGGCTTGGTTCCATATTTTGCTATGGACCCCGACACTCCAATATCATCTGCATTTACTAGGAATGATGTTCAATGGGCAGT ATACTTAGTCACATCAGGTGCAATTCTTGCACTTTGCTCAGCTTTGATGGGTTCACTTCTCCCGCAG CCTAGAATACTGATGGCAATGGCTAGAGATGGATTGCTACCATCATTTTTCTCTGATGTTAACGAGCGCACACAAGTTCCTGTCAAGAGCACAATTCTAACTGGAATCTTTGCTGCTTCCCTAGCATTCTTTATGGACGTTTCACAACTAGCTGGAATG GTCAGTGTTGGCACACTGCTTGCATTTACCATAGTCGCAGTTTCGATTTTGATACTGAGATATGTTCCTCCACGTGAGGTCCCACTGCCAGCATCTCTCCATGAATCAATTGAGTCAGTTTCTTTCCGCTATAGCAGTAATCAACGCCACGATGATGGTACATCACAAGCAATTCCTAAGGAATCAGCTGACTCTCCTCTTATCGTGAAGGAAATTAACAAAG AGAATTTGAGTGAAACAACTAGGCGTCAGAGAGCAGCTTGGAGCATAGCATCGGTTTGTGTTGGAGTGCTGATCCTCACCACATCAGCTTCTTATTCATTTTTACCCAG TGTCCTACGCTATACCACATGTTCTGCTGGAGGTTTGCTTCTCGTGGTTGGTTTGTCTGTGCTGTCCTGGATAGATCAAGACGATGCTCGCCATACCTTCGGGCACACGGGAG GTTTCATTTGTCCCTTTgtcccatttctccccatttgtTGCATCCTTGTTAATGCTTATCTACTGGTAAATCTCGG TGCTGGGACATGGTTTCGTGTTTCGCTGTGGTTGCTTCTTGGAGTGTTTGTATACTTGTTCTACGGACGAACACACAGCTCGCTAACTGACGTAGTATACGTCCCCACGGCGCATGTCGAAGAAATATACAGAACCTCAGAATCCGTAGCTTAG